A single window of Desulfobacterales bacterium DNA harbors:
- a CDS encoding TaqI-like C-terminal specificity domain-containing protein translates to MNVPDRIKELTETFDYNLESYKKGIYNETQVRREFIDPFFEELGWDVANKQGYAEAYKDVIHEDAIKVGGVTKAPDYCFRIGGARKFFLEAKKPSINIQEDIHPAYQLRRYGWSAKLFLSILTDFEEFAVYDCRTKPVKTDKVSHSRILYFKYTDYADRWEEIAGIFSRDAILKGSFDKYIESNKIKKGTMEVDAAFLQEIERWRELLARNIALRNPNLSQRELNFAVQQTIDRIVFLRICEDRGMEAYGGLMALRNGENVYKRLFHLFNKADEKYNSGLFHFRKEKGRENCDNLTPFLQIDDKPLKDIFNNLYYPESPYEFSVLSADILGRVYEKFLGKVIRLTAGHQAKIEEKPEVRKAGGVYYTPDYIVDYIVKNTVGKLVEGKKPGPRGGVSHLKILDPACGSGSFLIGAYQFLIDWHRDEYINDGPENWSKGKTPRIYRSQKRGWRLTTDERKRILLNNIYGVDIDHQAVEVTKLSLLLKVLEGEDEQSIGNQMLLFQERVLPDLSNNIKCGNSLIGPDFYNHQQMSVFDEEEIYRVNAFDWNAEFAKIMKDGGFDAVIGNPPYVDLKGFPVQELSYIFKSYECANNRVNLFATFMERSFSLLQKSDGYFSMIVPTAVLAQTSYTALRKKILNETTLLYLARLPNESFGSAAGEVKVDTVIVTWSSPHKTKVPTNLIAYRGYERISSIAPTTAHIHGELSMNNVAKAPDYVWPVNTTDFHNVILKKIEGKGVPLVFLVEFCLGLTPYDKYKGHTEKQIKEKAFHADHQKDSTYKKLLKGNDVRRYQVSWNGEEWISYGDWLGAPREERFFTEKRIIVKQIIDWSSLRIWAALTSDVLYNTQNAFNLLPNDENSLEYILGLLNSKLINFYHQKRFLDEFKMRFQKILIRDCKRFPIRTINFDDSADVARHDQIVSLVDQMLELNKKLVESKVPQTTDMLRRQIESTDRQIDQLVYKLYDLTEEEIKIVESET, encoded by the coding sequence ATGAATGTACCTGACAGAATCAAAGAATTAACCGAGACGTTCGATTACAATCTGGAATCGTATAAAAAAGGTATCTACAATGAAACCCAAGTGCGCCGTGAATTCATAGATCCTTTTTTCGAGGAATTGGGCTGGGATGTTGCCAACAAACAGGGCTATGCCGAAGCCTACAAGGACGTTATCCATGAAGACGCCATAAAAGTCGGCGGCGTCACCAAGGCGCCTGATTACTGCTTCCGGATCGGAGGCGCCCGCAAGTTTTTTCTGGAAGCGAAGAAACCGTCGATCAACATCCAGGAAGACATCCATCCGGCCTACCAGTTGCGCCGATACGGCTGGAGCGCCAAGCTGTTCCTCAGCATTCTGACGGACTTCGAAGAGTTTGCCGTTTACGACTGCCGGACGAAACCGGTGAAAACCGACAAGGTTTCCCACTCCCGCATCCTTTATTTCAAATACACGGATTATGCGGACCGGTGGGAAGAAATCGCCGGCATCTTTTCCCGGGATGCGATTCTGAAAGGCTCCTTCGACAAATACATCGAGTCCAATAAAATCAAGAAAGGTACGATGGAGGTCGATGCCGCATTCCTGCAGGAGATCGAACGCTGGCGGGAACTCTTGGCCAGAAACATCGCCCTGCGCAATCCGAACCTTTCCCAACGGGAATTGAACTTCGCCGTTCAGCAGACAATCGACCGGATCGTGTTTCTCCGTATCTGCGAGGATCGGGGCATGGAAGCTTACGGCGGATTAATGGCGCTGCGAAACGGGGAGAATGTTTACAAACGGTTGTTCCATCTTTTCAATAAAGCGGACGAAAAATACAATTCCGGGTTGTTTCATTTCAGAAAAGAAAAAGGCCGCGAAAATTGCGACAACCTGACGCCCTTCCTGCAGATTGATGACAAGCCGCTAAAGGATATTTTCAACAACCTATATTACCCGGAAAGCCCTTACGAGTTTTCCGTTCTGTCGGCCGACATCCTCGGGCGAGTCTATGAAAAATTTCTGGGCAAGGTCATTCGCCTCACTGCCGGTCACCAGGCCAAAATCGAGGAAAAACCGGAAGTCCGCAAAGCGGGCGGGGTTTACTACACGCCGGACTACATAGTGGACTATATCGTTAAAAACACCGTGGGCAAGCTGGTGGAGGGCAAAAAACCCGGCCCCAGGGGCGGCGTGAGTCACCTGAAGATATTGGACCCGGCCTGCGGTTCGGGTTCGTTTCTGATCGGCGCTTATCAGTTTTTGATAGACTGGCATCGGGATGAATACATCAACGACGGCCCGGAAAACTGGTCAAAAGGCAAAACGCCCCGCATCTACCGTTCCCAGAAAAGGGGATGGCGGTTAACCACCGACGAGCGCAAGCGAATCCTGTTGAACAACATTTACGGCGTGGACATCGATCATCAGGCGGTGGAGGTGACAAAGCTGTCCCTGTTGCTCAAGGTGCTGGAAGGGGAGGACGAACAGAGCATCGGCAATCAGATGCTCCTGTTTCAAGAGCGGGTTCTGCCTGACCTGTCGAACAACATCAAATGCGGGAACTCCTTGATCGGGCCGGATTTCTATAACCATCAACAGATGAGTGTTTTTGACGAAGAAGAAATCTATCGAGTCAATGCTTTTGACTGGAATGCCGAATTTGCGAAAATAATGAAGGATGGCGGGTTTGACGCGGTGATCGGCAATCCGCCGTATGTTGACCTGAAAGGTTTTCCGGTACAAGAACTGTCTTATATCTTCAAATCCTACGAATGCGCCAACAACCGGGTCAACCTTTTTGCTACATTCATGGAACGATCATTTTCTTTGCTTCAAAAATCTGACGGCTATTTTTCAATGATTGTCCCGACTGCGGTCTTAGCGCAAACATCCTATACCGCTCTGAGAAAAAAAATTCTTAATGAAACCACATTACTATATTTGGCTCGCTTGCCGAATGAATCTTTTGGTTCCGCTGCTGGAGAGGTCAAAGTTGATACAGTGATTGTGACTTGGAGTTCTCCTCACAAAACAAAAGTGCCGACTAATCTCATTGCATATCGTGGATATGAACGAATTTCTTCGATAGCGCCAACAACAGCACATATTCATGGAGAATTATCGATGAACAATGTGGCTAAAGCTCCTGATTATGTTTGGCCTGTAAATACAACTGATTTCCACAACGTCATCCTTAAAAAGATTGAGGGAAAGGGAGTCCCATTGGTCTTTCTGGTTGAGTTTTGTTTAGGATTGACTCCCTACGACAAATACAAGGGACATACAGAGAAACAGATCAAAGAAAAGGCTTTCCACGCCGACCACCAAAAAGATTCAACTTACAAGAAGCTCCTGAAAGGAAATGATGTTCGACGTTATCAAGTTAGCTGGAATGGTGAAGAATGGATTAGCTACGGTGACTGGCTTGGGGCACCCCGTGAAGAACGGTTTTTTACTGAAAAGCGGATTATAGTTAAGCAGATAATCGATTGGAGCAGTTTGCGTATTTGGGCTGCCTTAACATCCGATGTCCTCTACAATACCCAAAATGCATTCAACCTGCTACCTAATGACGAAAATTCGCTTGAGTACATTTTGGGGCTTTTGAATTCTAAGTTGATCAACTTCTATCATCAGAAGCGGTTTCTTGATGAGTTTAAAATGCGATTCCAAAAGATCCTTATAAGAGACTGTAAACGTTTCCCCATCCGCACCATCAACTTCGACGATTCCGCCGATGTCGCCCGGCACGACCAGATTGTCAGCCTTGTCGATCAAATGCTGGAGTTAAACAAAAAACTGGTCGAATCAAAAGTTCCTCAGACAACAGACATGTTGAGGCGGCAAATCGAATCGACGGACAGACAAATCGATCAACTCGTGTATAAATTGTATGATTTAACGGAGGAAGAAATCAAAATCGTAGAATCAGAAACTTAA